The following proteins come from a genomic window of Candidatus Peregrinibacteria bacterium:
- a CDS encoding branched-chain amino acid transaminase, producing the protein MQKTPYIWMNGKMIPWDDAKIHVLTHALHYGSAVFEGIRFYETPNGPAIFRLEDHTKRLFYSATTLEMAVPFTEKEVNEATKKVVAQSGEKSGYIRPIIYYGYGKMGLYPVGAPVDVAVACWSWGKYLVDRPVHAKISKYIRIHPRSLISDAKVTGHYVNSILASLEAHGEEYDEAILLDFEGKVAEGPGENVFVVKNGALFTPPLGKILRGITRDSIFRIAKDLGISVTEKEMMPEELFTADELFFTGTAAEVSPIGTLDKKKIGNGEEGPVTKKIREKFMEAVRGKDEKYKEWLTFLE; encoded by the coding sequence ATGCAGAAAACTCCGTACATTTGGATGAATGGAAAAATGATTCCTTGGGATGATGCGAAAATTCATGTTCTTACCCACGCACTTCATTATGGTTCTGCGGTCTTTGAAGGGATCAGGTTTTATGAAACGCCGAATGGACCAGCAATTTTTCGTCTCGAAGATCACACGAAAAGACTTTTTTATTCCGCAACAACTTTAGAGATGGCAGTTCCATTTACGGAAAAAGAAGTGAATGAGGCGACGAAAAAAGTTGTCGCTCAGAGTGGTGAAAAAAGCGGATATATCCGTCCAATTATTTACTACGGATATGGAAAGATGGGGCTCTATCCAGTGGGAGCGCCAGTAGACGTTGCTGTTGCCTGTTGGTCGTGGGGAAAATATCTCGTAGATCGTCCAGTACATGCGAAAATTTCAAAATATATTCGCATTCATCCGAGGAGTCTCATTTCTGACGCAAAAGTTACGGGACACTATGTAAATTCAATTCTCGCCAGTTTAGAAGCGCATGGAGAGGAATATGATGAAGCGATTTTGCTCGATTTTGAGGGAAAAGTAGCAGAAGGTCCGGGAGAAAATGTTTTTGTGGTAAAAAATGGAGCTCTCTTTACGCCGCCACTTGGGAAAATTCTAAGGGGAATTACCCGAGACTCAATTTTTAGAATTGCGAAAGATCTCGGAATTTCCGTTACCGAGAAAGAAATGATGCCCGAAGAACTTTTTACAGCAGATGAACTTTTCTTCACGGGAACAGCAGCCGAAGTTTCGCCCATTGGAACTCTGGATAAGAAGAAAATTGGAAATGGAGAGGAGGGACCGGTCACGAAAAAAATTAGAGAGAAGTTCATGGAAGCGGTGAGAGGAAAGGATGAGAAGTATAAAGAATGGCTTACATTTCTGGAGTAA